One stretch of Punica granatum isolate Tunisia-2019 chromosome 5, ASM765513v2, whole genome shotgun sequence DNA includes these proteins:
- the LOC116207527 gene encoding putative methyltransferase C9orf114: protein MAKKKRRPEPEVGRDGSKEIQSQDGFANGEFHDSEDRKKEMKQKKNKKKRKSEKNVVESKEIPTVSIAVPGSIIDNAQSLELATRLAGQIARAATIFRIDEVVVFNNKDVQGDDSGGVLTDDSDENESGAAFLIRILRYLETPQYLRKALFPRHNNLRFVGMLPPLDAPHHLRKHEWAPYREGVTLKEKPPNFLGTLVDVGLNKNVVIDQVIEPGTRVTVAMGIERNLDSELPHLVVSSLKPREDEGRYWGYKVRYASSISSVLNECPYQGGYDHLIGTSEHGMDVRSSELVIPTFRHLLIAFGGLAGLEESIEEDSNLKGKHAREIFDKYLNTCPHQGSRTIRTEEAIFISLQYFQEPIGRALEAVEHRC, encoded by the exons ATggcgaagaagaagagaagaccCGAACCAGAAGTCGGAAGAGACGGCTCAAAAGAGATTCAATCGCAGGATGGTTTCGCCAATGGCGAGTTTCACGATTCCGAGGACAGGAAGAAGGAAatgaagcagaagaagaacaagaagaagaggaagagtgaGAAGAATGTGGTTGAGTCGAAGGAAATCCCCACTGTCAGCATAGCTGTCCCCGGTTCTATCATCGACAATGCCCAGTCCCTCGAGCTTGCCACTCGT CTGGCTGGTCAGATTGCTCGTGCTGCCACGATTTTTCGTATTGACGAG GTGGTGGTGTTCAACAATAAGGATGTGCAAGGAGATGACAGTGGTGGTGTGTTGACTGATGATTCTGATGAGAATGAAAGTGGTGCAGCTTTTCTTATTCGGATACTGCGGTATTTGGAGACCCCGCAGTATCTGAGAAAAGCTCTATTTCCTAGGCATAACAACTTACGTTTTGTG GGAATGTTGCCCCCTCTGGATGCTCCACACCATTTGCGGAAGCATGAGTGGGCTCCATATCGAGAAG GGGTGACATTGAAAGAAAAACCACCAAATTTCTTGGGAACACTTGTTGATGTGGGTCTAAATAAG AATGTTGTTATTGATCAAGTTATTGAACCTGGAACTAGAGTTACTGTAGCAATGGGGATTGAACGAAATCTGGATTCAG AGTTGCCACACCTGGTTGTCTCATCATTGAAGCCTAGGGAAGATGAAGGAAGGTATTGGGGGTACAAAGTGCGATATGCTTCTTCTATCAGTTCAGTCCTTAATGAATGCCCATACCAG GGTGGGTATGATCACCTGATTGGAACTTCCGAGCATGGAATGGATGTGCGGTCATCGGAGCTTGTTATACCTACTTTCAG GCATTTGTTGATTGCATTTGGAGGACTTGCTGGATTAGAAGAAAGCATTGAAGAAGACAGCAACTTAAAG GGTAAACATGCGAGGGAAATCTTTGACAAATACTTGAACACATGTCCACATCAAGGAAGCCGGACAATTCGAACAGAG GAAGCAATCTTCATCTCTCTCCAGTATTTTCAAGAGCCAATAGGCCGAGCATTGGAAGCGGTTGAGCACAGATGTTAA
- the LOC116207525 gene encoding RAN GTPase-activating protein 2 isoform X1 yields the protein MLVKVVLIEIICLQSPVGYFLFAVLGCLAMDAASMSSQRRPFSVKLWPPSKKTRLMLVERIMKNLTSESIFTNKYGRLSQEEAEETAKRIEDEAFATASQHYEKEPDGDGGSAVQLYAKECSKLVVEVLKEGPKRKEVTLPVENGVDATRETLFDISKGQRAFIEAEEAEELLKPLKDLTNAYTKICFSNRSFGLGAARVAEPILLSLKDKLKEVDLSDFIAGRPEAEALEVMNIFSAALEGSVLKSLNLSNNALGEKGVRAFGSLLKSQSQLEELYLMNDGISEEAARAVSELIPSTEKLKVLHFHNNMTGNEGALPIAEVVKRSPLLEDFRCSSTRIGSDGGIALAEALGNCVHLRKLDLRDNMFGVEGGVALSKALSKHSDLTEVYLSYLNLEDEGGIAIANVFKETAPSLEVLELAGNDITAEAASSLAACVASKESLAKLNLSENELKDEGTICVAKALEEGHDKLEEVDFNTNSIRRAGARFLAQIVVQKPGFKLLNINGNFISEEGVDEVNNIFKKCPEMLASLDENDPDGGDEDDEEERENGDDGDELESKLKNLDVGEED from the exons ATGCTTGTGAAGGTTGTTCTCATAGAAATCATCTGTTTGCAGTCTCCTGTGGGTTACTTTCTATTTGCTGTTCTAG GCTGTCTTGCTATGGATGCTGCATCAATGTCTTCTCAACGACGGCCATTCTCAGTTAAATTATGGCCCCCAAGTAAAAAGACTAGGCTAATGCTTGTGGAGCGGATCATGAAAAATCTCACTAGTGAGTCCATATTTACCAATAAATATGGAAGGTTGAGCCAGGAAGAGGCAGAGGAGACTGCGAAACGCATTGAGGATGAAGCTTTTGCAACTGCTAGTCAGCACTATGAGAAGGAGCCTGATGGTGATGGTGGTTCTGCTGTGCAGCTTTATGCCAAGGAATGCAGTAAGCTTGTAGTTGAAGTTCTCAAAGAAGGCCCAAAACGTAAGGAGGTTACTCTGCCGGTAGAAAATGGGGTTGATGCTACTCGTGAGACATTATTTGATATCTCTAAGGGTCAGCGAGCATTTATTGAGGCAGAGGAGGCTGAGGAGCTTCTGAAGCCATTGAAGGATCTAACAAATGCCTACACCAAGATATGCTTCAGCAACAGAAGCTTCGGTTTAGGAGCCGCTCGTGTTGCGGAACCTATTCTGCTTTCCCTGAAAGACAAGCTGAAGGAAGTGGACTTGTCAGACTTTATTGCAGGAAGACCAGAGGCAGAAGCTCTTGAAGTGATGAATATTTTCTCAGCTGCCTTAGAAGGTAGTGTCTTGAAgtctttgaacctttcgaacAACGCCCTGGGAGAGAAAGGAGTTAGGGCATTTGGTTCCCTTCTCAAATCACAGAGCCAATTGGAGGAGCTTTATTTGATGAATGATGGCATATCTGAGGAAGCAGCCCGTGCAGTATCCGAGTTGATCCCTTCCACAGAGAAGCTGAAAGTCCTTCACTTTCACAATAATATGACTGGAAATGAAGGGGCTCTACCTATTGCTGAGGTTGTCAAACGGTCTCCCCTGCTGGAAGATTTCCGCTGCTCTTCCACAAGGATAGGCTCTGATGGAGGAATTGCCTTGGCTGAAGCTCTTGGAAACTGTGTCCACTTGAGGAAACTTGACTTGAGGGACAACATGTTTGGTGTAGAAGGTGGAGTAGCTCTGAGTAAAGCTCTCTCCAAGCATTCTGATCTCACGGAGGTCTATCTAAGCTATTTGAACTTGGAAGATGAGGGGGGGATTGCTATAGCTAATGTTTTCAAAGAAACAGCCCCTTCACTTGAAGTGCTGGAGTTGGCAGGGAATGATATAACTGCTGAAGCTGCTTCATCTTTAGCTGCTTGTGTAGCTTCCAAGGAGTCCCTTGCCAAgttgaacttgtctgaaaatgAACTGAAGGATGAAGGGACAATTTGTGTAGCCAAAGCTCTGGAAGAAGGGCATGACAAGTTAGAGGAAGTGGATTTCAATACGAACTCGATCAGAAGGGCTGGAGCCCGGTTCCTGGCCCAAATCGTGGTACAAAAGCCTGGGTTCAAACTGTTGAACATAAATGGCAACTTTATTTCGGAGGAGGGTGTTGATGAGGTCAACAATATCTTCAAGAAATGCCCTGAGATGCTTGCGTCGTTGGACGAGAATGACCCTGATGGAGGGGACGAGGACGATGAAGAGGAGAGGGAAAATGGAGATGATGGGGACGAGCTGGAGTCGAAATTGAAGAATCTTGATGTGGGCGAGGAGGATTAA
- the LOC116207525 gene encoding RAN GTPase-activating protein 2 isoform X2, protein MDAASMSSQRRPFSVKLWPPSKKTRLMLVERIMKNLTSESIFTNKYGRLSQEEAEETAKRIEDEAFATASQHYEKEPDGDGGSAVQLYAKECSKLVVEVLKEGPKRKEVTLPVENGVDATRETLFDISKGQRAFIEAEEAEELLKPLKDLTNAYTKICFSNRSFGLGAARVAEPILLSLKDKLKEVDLSDFIAGRPEAEALEVMNIFSAALEGSVLKSLNLSNNALGEKGVRAFGSLLKSQSQLEELYLMNDGISEEAARAVSELIPSTEKLKVLHFHNNMTGNEGALPIAEVVKRSPLLEDFRCSSTRIGSDGGIALAEALGNCVHLRKLDLRDNMFGVEGGVALSKALSKHSDLTEVYLSYLNLEDEGGIAIANVFKETAPSLEVLELAGNDITAEAASSLAACVASKESLAKLNLSENELKDEGTICVAKALEEGHDKLEEVDFNTNSIRRAGARFLAQIVVQKPGFKLLNINGNFISEEGVDEVNNIFKKCPEMLASLDENDPDGGDEDDEEERENGDDGDELESKLKNLDVGEED, encoded by the coding sequence ATGGATGCTGCATCAATGTCTTCTCAACGACGGCCATTCTCAGTTAAATTATGGCCCCCAAGTAAAAAGACTAGGCTAATGCTTGTGGAGCGGATCATGAAAAATCTCACTAGTGAGTCCATATTTACCAATAAATATGGAAGGTTGAGCCAGGAAGAGGCAGAGGAGACTGCGAAACGCATTGAGGATGAAGCTTTTGCAACTGCTAGTCAGCACTATGAGAAGGAGCCTGATGGTGATGGTGGTTCTGCTGTGCAGCTTTATGCCAAGGAATGCAGTAAGCTTGTAGTTGAAGTTCTCAAAGAAGGCCCAAAACGTAAGGAGGTTACTCTGCCGGTAGAAAATGGGGTTGATGCTACTCGTGAGACATTATTTGATATCTCTAAGGGTCAGCGAGCATTTATTGAGGCAGAGGAGGCTGAGGAGCTTCTGAAGCCATTGAAGGATCTAACAAATGCCTACACCAAGATATGCTTCAGCAACAGAAGCTTCGGTTTAGGAGCCGCTCGTGTTGCGGAACCTATTCTGCTTTCCCTGAAAGACAAGCTGAAGGAAGTGGACTTGTCAGACTTTATTGCAGGAAGACCAGAGGCAGAAGCTCTTGAAGTGATGAATATTTTCTCAGCTGCCTTAGAAGGTAGTGTCTTGAAgtctttgaacctttcgaacAACGCCCTGGGAGAGAAAGGAGTTAGGGCATTTGGTTCCCTTCTCAAATCACAGAGCCAATTGGAGGAGCTTTATTTGATGAATGATGGCATATCTGAGGAAGCAGCCCGTGCAGTATCCGAGTTGATCCCTTCCACAGAGAAGCTGAAAGTCCTTCACTTTCACAATAATATGACTGGAAATGAAGGGGCTCTACCTATTGCTGAGGTTGTCAAACGGTCTCCCCTGCTGGAAGATTTCCGCTGCTCTTCCACAAGGATAGGCTCTGATGGAGGAATTGCCTTGGCTGAAGCTCTTGGAAACTGTGTCCACTTGAGGAAACTTGACTTGAGGGACAACATGTTTGGTGTAGAAGGTGGAGTAGCTCTGAGTAAAGCTCTCTCCAAGCATTCTGATCTCACGGAGGTCTATCTAAGCTATTTGAACTTGGAAGATGAGGGGGGGATTGCTATAGCTAATGTTTTCAAAGAAACAGCCCCTTCACTTGAAGTGCTGGAGTTGGCAGGGAATGATATAACTGCTGAAGCTGCTTCATCTTTAGCTGCTTGTGTAGCTTCCAAGGAGTCCCTTGCCAAgttgaacttgtctgaaaatgAACTGAAGGATGAAGGGACAATTTGTGTAGCCAAAGCTCTGGAAGAAGGGCATGACAAGTTAGAGGAAGTGGATTTCAATACGAACTCGATCAGAAGGGCTGGAGCCCGGTTCCTGGCCCAAATCGTGGTACAAAAGCCTGGGTTCAAACTGTTGAACATAAATGGCAACTTTATTTCGGAGGAGGGTGTTGATGAGGTCAACAATATCTTCAAGAAATGCCCTGAGATGCTTGCGTCGTTGGACGAGAATGACCCTGATGGAGGGGACGAGGACGATGAAGAGGAGAGGGAAAATGGAGATGATGGGGACGAGCTGGAGTCGAAATTGAAGAATCTTGATGTGGGCGAGGAGGATTAA